The genomic interval TGCTAAGGTTGTAAATTACGATGCAGAAAGAGATATTGCAGTAATAAAAATAACAGACGATGTTAAAATGCCTGGAATAGCTCAATTAGGAGATTCATCTACAGTTAAGGCTGGTGAAGAAGTAATTGCTATAGGAAATCCTCTAGGAAAAGAATTTAGTTCAACAGTAACTAAGGGTATAGTAAGTTCACCAAATAGAAAGATGAAGACTGAAAACGGAAATGTATTAGATTATATACAAACAGATGCAGCTATTAACCCTGGTAACAGTGGTGGTCCATTAATAAACTCTAAGGGAGAAGTTATTGGAATAAACACTGCTAAAAAAGTTGGTGAAGATATTGAAGGTATAGGATTTGCAATTCCTATAAATGAAGTTAAAACAAGATTAGGTTCATTATCAAAACCAATATTAAAACTTGGTATTACAGCTAGAACTGTTACTCCAGAATTAGCAAAAGAAAATAAGCTAGAAGAAGGAGTTTATGTTGTAGGAGTACAAGAGTTTAGTCCAGCAGAAAAAGCAGGATTAAAAATAGGTGACTTAATAGTTGAATTTGGTGGAAAAAGAGTAAAAACTTTAGAAGAATTAAATCAAGTTAAAAGTCAATATAATGATGGAGATTCAGTACCAGTTGAAATAATTAGAGATGGTAAGAAAGTAAACTTAAATTTAACATTAGTTGCTAATTAGTTTAATTAAGGATGTATATCAAATAATTTTATTATTATTTTGATATACATCTTTTTTATTGAAA from Clostridium perfringens carries:
- a CDS encoding S1C family serine protease: MSDFNKKDENLNDYFGFDDKENKTLDSDKDIKDKENIESNNDTKQTNIDETQQLNIDNEINSKDEVKKDDDKNFSDVKSKSSKESNDNSKNKKVKKKSGFKRGIALVAGAVIVAILGGAIGAGGVYYAFKNSIPVSTLENNSNTSVNPPAFKGEDGELTVPQVVEKVTPAVVGVSTKSLVRDQFFNVKEQEGLGSGFIINEDGYVVTNYHVINGAQEVKVIFSDGKEVNAKVVNYDAERDIAVIKITDDVKMPGIAQLGDSSTVKAGEEVIAIGNPLGKEFSSTVTKGIVSSPNRKMKTENGNVLDYIQTDAAINPGNSGGPLINSKGEVIGINTAKKVGEDIEGIGFAIPINEVKTRLGSLSKPILKLGITARTVTPELAKENKLEEGVYVVGVQEFSPAEKAGLKIGDLIVEFGGKRVKTLEELNQVKSQYNDGDSVPVEIIRDGKKVNLNLTLVAN